A region of the Geomonas subterranea genome:
GACCAAAGGGAAAGGTAAGGCTGACATGGCAGAAAATAATCGCGCTGTAGTGAAGCTGAAGGAGCGTTTCGCGGATGCCCTGCTCGAATACAAGGAGCATCGCGGCGAGGTGACGGTGACCGTGAAGAAGGAGAGCATCCTCGAGGTACTGAAGTACCTGAGGGACGACCTGCGCTACAACTTCTTGTCCGACGTCACCGCCGTCGACTATCTGGGTCAGGAGCCGCGTTTCATGGTGGTCTACCACCTCCTCTCCATCCCCAACAAGGACCGCGTCAGGGTTAAGGCGCCGGTGACCGAGGCGGACTGCTCCATCGATTCCGCCACCGCGCTCTGGAACACGGCCAACTGGCTGGAGCGCGAGGCGTACGACCTGTTCGGCATCGAGTTCAAGAACCACCCGAACCTGGTGCGCATCTTGATGACCGACGACTGGGTCGGGCACCCGCTCAGGAAGGACTACCCGCTCCAGGGACCCGACCGCGAGC
Encoded here:
- a CDS encoding NADH-quinone oxidoreductase subunit C; the encoded protein is MAENNRAVVKLKERFADALLEYKEHRGEVTVTVKKESILEVLKYLRDDLRYNFLSDVTAVDYLGQEPRFMVVYHLLSIPNKDRVRVKAPVTEADCSIDSATALWNTANWLEREAYDLFGIEFKNHPNLVRILMTDDWVGHPLRKDYPLQGPDREPYKGRLS